GGCAGAATGTGTTTCTATCTTCTGGCCTACTTTTCTCTATTGTTAAATTGTCTTGTTCAGCAGTATTGTTAGGAAGTGAAccaatattttcaaatatgctAGTTTAttataatttcctttcctgttgtGGGACCAactcttaaaattaatttaagtactacagaaaatttgttttgcaaTGAATAACAGAGGGATGCTTGGCCTGAAATTGTAGTGGAAGAGCGCTTCTACCACTAGTGACTTAAATAGATAGTTAAtagaatataataaaaaaatacttggtgCTATAACTTTCTTCCTAAACACTCTCCTCTTAAATAGTTTCATTAGGCATTTCTGGGCAGCAAATattaaaccaaaaaacccctcacatATGCCTCAAGACTTGTGACTTTTGGATTGTTTACAGCTTGCTCAGAACACAGGGTCTGTACTAAACTTGcatatttatgcatttaatattttaatcagCCATACTAATAACGTCTGTGAATGATTACTGGAAAGTGCACAGTGCAAAATTCTTTTGTAATACAAGCTTGAACTTCTCATTTTTGTCCTTATGTTGTAGTTACAAGGAAAGACTGCTAACATAGCTAGACTTTCAGACCTTAATTTTGCATACTCTTCATTTAACTGCATGCTCTAATGATAAGCTGGCAAGGAACTGCTGGAGATAGATGGTGATTATAGGGCTTGATGTTTAGCGCAATATGAAAGGAGGTTGGTTGAAGCCCTTTCAGCTTCGTTAGTATCCCTGCTTAAATCTAAGTTTACTCATTGAATATTAAGGAAAACTCGTTTCTTGGGGACCACAGAAAAAGAGATTGAGAGATCTCAGTAGCCTAGAAATCGTGGATTCCTACTTGCATGGATTTCTATAGACCGACTTGCGCACATGCTGTATTTAGTGTTacatgtgaagaaaaataaactgcattacTCTTTCAGCATGGGGCTGCTTTTGGTCCACCTCAAGGTGGATTTCATCCACCTTATTGGCAGCCAGGACCACCAGGGCCGCCAGgtccaccagcacctcctgcacctcctcAAAATCGAAGGGAAAGACCCTCATTCAGAGACCGACAGCGTTCACCTATTGCGATGCCTGTGAAGCAGGAGCCTCCACAGATTGGTACATGTTAACCACTccttaatgaaaaaatgtaaaagctgtgttttgaaaagaattGCAAaatttgaagactttttttttttatatatgaagtaaaaaaagaagggaaagaaaaagctactgtaaatgttatttttttttccccacaatcaGATGTGTGGCTTGTTTGGATTGGGGTGGCGGGTttgctttggggggggggcttttttttcttttttggggggggaggtttttttcatcttacaGAACTGTAAACCTTGCTTATGTAGATGCTGTGAAGCGTAGAACACTGCCTGCCTGGATTCGTGAGGGCCTGGAAAAGATGGAAcgagaaaaacagaaaaaattggaaaaagaaaggatggagCAGCAACGTTCACAGAtgtctaaaaaagaaaaaaaggaaagcgaGGAGGCTGAAGAAGGGGATGGCCCACGGTTACCTCAGAAAAGTAAATTTGTAAGTAGAggtgtttgctttttgctcAGGTTTGTATTTCCTGAAAGGTATCAACTTTTTGGTGTCTTCAAAAGAGAGACCGTGTATTCCTGGTTATCTCTTTGTTGCTTTAGTAAAgttaagctgctgctttgttgaTATTTACTTGGTGTTTTGAAGTAGTTAATGTCTGAGAGGTAAAAGTATATTATTTGATCTGTAGTAGCAAAGAAACAATGTTGAAattgggcttttttcttttctgtattttcagaacaTATACAGTCTTTGAAGGTTTGAATTCTAAATCAGTAGCTGAACAAATTCAGATACCTGTATATGCTAAACTGAGCCTATTTAGGAAGCCTTGTGTTGCCTTCACTTTAGCAGTTATCTCATTTGTTTGCAGTTCTGAGTACCTGTCTGGCAGTGAACTGACAATCGTATATTTACTCATCTTGTGTGGGTAGAGAGGTACCTGCATGTTTAGTAGGAGTGGAGAAGAGAAATAGACTTTTATGATAACtgtaaaacagatttcagtACAAAGTAAATCGAGTTGACTATcataaataaaaactaatgaGATTTACATTGaagtttttcctgaaatgtaTGATGCTGTTCTTGTAGGACAGTGATGAGGAAGATGAAGatgctgaaaacacagaagctgTAAGCGTTGGGAAAATCAGCAGGagtccctccccagctcctcaAGAGGAGCAAAGTGAAccagaaatgacagaagaagaaaaggaatatcAAATGGTACTAATAATGTAGTTCTCACTAAGTATTTCTGTCTATTTCCTATGCCTGAAAAATATGAGCAAAGTAAAACACTTTTCTCTGCCTGATACTGTCAACAGAGGTATAGTACATATCATACAGTAAGCAGGGTTATATTTGCATGCCCCTCTATAATGCTGTCTTTCTCATACAGGCAAGGATATAGGTTGTATAACTCATATTTAGCACGATAGTGAAAGACTGGAATGACTGTAATCATTAGATTGATCGTTATTAATTCTATGGTTTGGCTTAACTTGACAAATTCCTGAAAACTTTAAATGATTAAATGCACCCATCTGAAATCTATGCTTCGACCTCAATTCCTGTGAAAGGGAATTTAAGAAATGTATTCTTGCAAAGAAATGCTAGAAAGCGAAGTCCCAGACCAGCAAGAATTCCACTGGGTCTTCAGAAACTTCATACTTTGAAATCATAGTTGTATGCTAATTGTACAACTGAAACCTTGTTATTGACGGTCCTGAATTCTAAAAAGTTTGatgaatgtatttttgtaaGGCACATGGCCAGACTGAGCGGCTTGGAGTACTAGCTACCAACACTTCAATTTTTGTAGTAAATATGTAATAATAAAATCCTATTTAAGTAACGTCTGATGATTTTTGCGGGATTGGGGTCAGTGAGGCAGTGTACCAGacagaaatgtgctttttatttttttaaaagaataaatgggATCAGTCTAAGTACATTTCTGATTTACATACTCATTTGTTGTATCATCTTTGATAATAGGAATCAGTGCCCTGGATAGCTGTGTGTAATACATGTGGATACAGTTCACAGTCAAAATACAAACTGTTACGAAAGTTTTGAAATCAGGTCAAATTTAAACCATTTCAGACTTATGTTTTTAAGCCATGTCTGTTGaaataaatcattaaataaaatgtgcagGAGAGCACTTTCATAGCCGTTAAAAGAAGTGAAGCTCTATGGATGTAATTTGAATGCAGCATTTATTCAAGAGATTTTAGCTTTTAATTGTATATACAATTTTCTTCAGATGATGCTGACAAAAATGCTGCTGACAGAGATTCTCTTAGATGTCACAAATGAAGAAATTTATTACGTGGCCAAAGAGGTTCACCGTAAAGCAACTAAAGGTGTGCcggttcttttcttttttcttttttttttttttttaagtttcttctgTGAATATTCTATATTTGCATGTCTCTAGAACATTTAACCTCCATAGTTATCCCCCAAGAACAATTCCAGTATAATGCATCCAACTTGGTAGAGTTCAAATCCAGTAATCATGTACTGTTGTCCTGTGCAGTGTATTGTGAGTTACTTCAGttattccatttctttcatACAATTCATTTATTTAGTTAAAATGGTACCTGTGTGTCAGTGGCTGTTGAGTTGTAGCTGTTTCTTAATGCTGTCATCTTTATCTCAAGTTCTTAGCTGTTCAGAAGTGAAAAGAGACGAGCTTTGAGTCCTCAATTAGTAATTCATTTGCTTTCACTATTAACGTGTATTGTACTTacataacagatttttttaacataactgAGTTAATCTAGATATGTAACTACTGAAACTTGAAAATTATGTGCAGATGCTGTAACTTGGAAAGTTTTATGAgtatatatttgtttttttctgttcactaTTAATTTGCAGTTAAAGTCTAAATCTTCGTGGTCAGAAAATCTAGAATTGGTTTTAAATGGATGATGCgtttttaatgtttcttctctccctccaaAGAACAGCAATAGTAGTAGATTTAACAATACCATAGACTCATGACTATGAAATCGTGGCTATTTGTGTTAACATGTTGTTCCTGTTGTTGATGTGATACAAAGCTCCTGCAAAACAGCTGGCACAGTCCAGTGCACTGGCTTCCCTCACTGGACTCGGTAAGTACGTTCCTTATTTTTGAGAGGGCTTAAAAGGGGGAGTTTCACTCTTGCCTTGCATTTCTagaaattgcattttgaaaCTAGATTTTAATTGCCCGGGAGTATGGGTCACTTTCCGATAACTTTATCATTATCAGCACCTTTGTTTGTTCCACAGGTGATCCTACTGATTAAGTGGGATGGTTTTTGGAGGAAAGGACTAGTCAGTGTGAGTTAGTGTATGAGAATCTTGCCCTAATTTTGAAAATACGTAAAAACTTTAGATAAATTTACTTTTCAAAGTATGATTGTTTCAGAAGCACACTGCAGTCTTCAGAGAATActggtttatatttttctcCTATTGTGATCCATCCAAACAAGAAGGGAAAGTTGATAAAGAGTAATGTGAAagtctataaataaaaatattataatctttggaatttattattttattgaaaagctACGTAAGCACAGAGGCTCCCATATCATATATTACCAGAAACAACACAGGAGAAAGAGATTGAAATTCCAGCTTGAGACACAACAGCAAAAGATCTTTCCCAACATGCTTTTTATCATCTAAAACATACTACAGCAGTGTCAATGAACAGTTATGTGTTCGTTATGTGGAATTCCGATGAATTAGATTGAGTGTTATCATCACAAGTATTCACATGTTTTAAAGCTAACTCAATAAATATCATAAGAACCTCAgactgaaagaaagtaaaatatctCCATGTCAGATGTTTAAATTGACTTTATCTTTCTTATCAGTCCAGTAGTTATAATATCTCTAGGGGAGAAGAAAGTCCATTTCTGTTCCATCTCCGTACCTGTCAAAGTGCAGTGTTTTCTAAATCAATATAGAAAAATTGATATGGCATTCAGAATTTCTGTAGCCTTGGACTACGGAGGCGGCTGAAGTCATTTCAGAGATGTCTTCTGGGAAAGGTCCCAGGCATTTTCTGTCCGGTTGCTGATACAGAGGCAGGCACTGTTACGATCTCCGCAGGGAGCTTTTTTGCCCTTCCATACAATGGAAAAAGTACCGTGATCACAGTGGTTGCTTGCCGAAAATAGACGAGCTGTTCCAGAAGGAGTAGAACCAGACAGTGAGCATCAATGCAGATATGGGGGCCTTGATCACACCAGTCAAACAACATTGGCACTTACCAGAATAAAGTGACTTCTTCAGAGAAGAGGAAGTGAAGGAAGGGCAATGTTACTCTCCTCTTtgccccacagaaatattaagAACAAAGCTTAATCTTTCCTCGTGATAGACTGGACTTTATGCACGCAGGTGGACTGGGTGGTTATGGATCAGGAGACAGTGAAGATGAGAGGAGTGACAGAGGCTCTGAATCATCTGATACTGATGATGAGGAATTACGACACAGAATCAGGCAAAAACAGGAAGCATtttggagaaaagagagagaacagcAACTACTACTAGAAAAACAGCTAGAAGGTAAATCCTATGATGTCATCTTACTATGCTGCTGTATATGGAGTTTACTACTTAATATATGTAAATTGGTGggagagaaaatgcattttaagccAAAAAATGTGAAGCCAAATTTAGAAATAATGTTCTTTAATTAAAAGGTTTAACAAAAAAGATGTTTGAGCTACTTGATCAAAATGgggtttgctgcttttctttctaataagaaaaaaatccatgtagTGTTTCCCATAAGCTATTCTACTTCAGTGTTAAAAGAGCAGACGTGGTGCATATATATCTATGTGCTATAGATATTCTACTATATAAATAATAGTATTGCtttataaaaacacatttgtgtgtataaggcattttttaaaaattattagtaTCTCACTTGTGACTGGGGGATAAATTTCACCTTTCTGCACCAGACTGCAGTTTATATAAACTTGTTTCTTTAAAGTTGTATACTCTAAGTATACGAAGCACATTTCACGTCATCTGAGaaacttgcttttctgttacATAATCTTGAGCAGTGCGCCTTTCAGAATGTACAGTGGGAGGCTGCAGTTTCTTTGAACTTGCTGTTCTCAGTTGTAGTTGAGGTTTGTTTCCATATGCTGCATCTTCATAACTGGATTTTTATACCTAATGCTGGTGAAACATTGTTGAACCCAGTCAGTTCACACTTAGCCTCTGAGAAGGTGGTaggcttgatttaaaaaaaaaaaaacaaaacaacaaaaaacctgtgatttatttctgcttctccatACAAGGTAAGGTTTGTCCTTCTGTACCAGTAATGTAGGTCAAAAGGGTATCACAATCACCTTGCACTGCTGAAGAGCAGTCTAGATCAACAGATGAATACAATTGTAAGAAGTCGTGATCTAAGTTCATAAGCTGGAGGAGAAAGTAAGTGCTATTACGATAGCAtagttttttcttattttaagatGGATGATTTCCTCCTCCTTATTTTAAAGACCTAGAAATAAGACATATGGATCCCTTAATAAAAGGCTGAACTAGCTAAACTTTTGATTTCCTTAATATTCCTGTCTCCCTCtgagtgttttaagatttatgCATAAAAAGATAGCTGTATGGAGAGTGACTGAGGGGTGGCCTCTGACCTCTGTCTTCCTGGTGCAGGAAGCCAGATGTCGGTTTGGGGACATCTCCAGGCGGCTATTTACAGAAATATAGATCTAGAGTAAAGAAGCCGATTCTATACATCCAAAATAGCAAAGAATATTAAATGCAGGGTCTCATTTGTAGCAGCATTTAGGAAAGGCTGAAGATTTCTAATATACAATATAGCATCTTCTAACATACACTGGCTTCTGCCTGTATTACCTAATAACTCAGGGAACAGATGGAACTGTTTTCTGGGTTAGATCTGACTATCAGTTGCCATTTGGATCACTCTGGGTTTCCGGATGCAGTTTTATTCCGTAAGTTTAATTCAGGAACTAATGGCCCACAtcaaaaggccttttttttggctgaaagtGTTGTAcatcagttattttttctgggtttaatttaaaatgggaAGGAGAGATAAACTTGGCCAGTGATGCAAAGGATCCTAGGTTGAATAGAAATaagtaaaacttttttaaagttGGAAACCTCTGGAAAATGCTCCAAGGGTctgaatttctttattttgctatATGAAAATCTTAGCTTGATAGTCATTATGTTACTttcaagaaatgtatttttaattcttctgttgTCTTCTTACCGTATTTATAGTATTTGCTGACTACAAAGCTTACATATAATCTCAGCTTTAAGTTGTTGTTTTGCAAGAGCTTCACCATCTGTCTGTATTAAATGCTGTGGTCTTAACTTTTGAGTTGAGTCTTAAGCAAAGAATTTACAAGTCTGCTTTTTACACTATTCCTCCCTTCCTTGGAATTCAGTGGCTACTAAATCTGttaaaaccaaggaaaaatgtaaattgctTGTACTAGTTAGCATTTAGGACTAATCTAAGTTGTCCTTGGAAAATGCCATAAATGgggcattttctttcagaaaaacaaacatgcgTCACTATAGCAGGAGGTACTCCTGTAAGCCTTTTTTGGGTAATGAGGCCTACAAAATGTACAGGTACAGCCAACGTTCTGAGGTTGAGACACCACCCATGCACTGTGTGGGGAAATACAACTTCTTCAGACCAGCCAGTGATTATGCAAACCCAGATGAACGGGGCTGGAAGACAGGCAGGAAGTGTAGGTACTGCTACAGGAGTGTTgtaggaaggagaaggggagaatcAGGTTTGTCAAAAGGttgcaggaggaaaaagtacGTGTGTGTAGATGAATTTGGGAGTTCTGGTGCTCCAGGATACTCATTTGAGAACTTTGTCTTAAACCACTGAAACATGAAATAACATCAGACGCTTCTAAAAGTGTCTGGGTTGTACACTTTCTCTGAACCAGGAGGACAACTTTTCTagaattacaaaaaaagaaaatagaaagttGTTTGGTAGGTAGTTGGTATGATAGCAGACAGTGTATTAATTATAAGTATTATGAAAGGTGCTTGGAAATTTGATGGTGCCAAGAGTAACAGCGTGGAAATTATTGACATATTACTCCAGAtgaattgcatttttcttttgtatactttttttcccagaagaaaagctacaaaatgaaaaagtttcaAAAGAGATGAATGAATTTAtcaacaaagaacaaaacagtaacTCAGCATCACAGGAGGCAAAAGAACTCGAAGCAGATATGgttcatgaaaagaaaagatctCCAAATGCAATCGCACCTGATACAGAACTCAAAAAAGAGGGTAAAGAGAGGACAGGAAGGAGCGGGTCAAGAAGCTCTAGCAGCGGTAGCACTAGCAGCAATAGCAGAAGCAGTAGCAGTAGCAGCACTGTATCTAGTTCATCCTATAGCACTAGCTCAGGTAGTAGTCGCAGCTCTTCGCGTTCTTCTTCTcctaaaaggaagaagagacacAGTCGCAGTAGGACGCCTTCGCATAAAGTTAGGCGCAGTAGAAGCAGGAGTTACTCCCACAGAAATAGGAGAGAGAGGAGTAAGAGCAGGGAGAGGGTAAGGGAAA
This genomic interval from Pelecanus crispus isolate bPelCri1 chromosome 3, bPelCri1.pri, whole genome shotgun sequence contains the following:
- the PNISR gene encoding arginine/serine-rich protein PNISR isoform X2, which translates into the protein MWDQGGQPWQQWPLNQQQWMQSFQHQQDPSQIDWAALAQAWIAQREASGQQSVVEQQGMMPNGQDISGIESGPNNHNNFQGDPNFNRMWQPEWGMPHQPPHPPPDQQWMAPTPGQMEIVPPSEDSNSQDSGEFAPDNRHIFNQNNHNFGGPPDNFAMGPVNQFDYQHGAAFGPPQGGFHPPYWQPGPPGPPGPPAPPAPPQNRRERPSFRDRQRSPIAMPVKQEPPQIDAVKRRTLPAWIREGLEKMEREKQKKLEKERMEQQRSQMSKKEKKESEEAEEGDGPRLPQKSKFDSDEEDEDAENTEAVSVGKISRSPSPAPQEEQSEPEMTEEEKEYQMMMLTKMLLTEILLDVTNEEIYYVAKEVHRKATKAPAKQLAQSSALASLTGLGGLGGYGSGDSEDERSDRGSESSDTDDEELRHRIRQKQEAFWRKEREQQLLLEKQLEEKLQNEKVSKEMNEFINKEQNSNSASQEAKELEADMVHEKKRSPNAIAPDTELKKEGKERTGRSGSRSSSSGSTSSNSRSSSSSSTVSSSSYSTSSGSSRSSSRSSSPKRKKRHSRSRTPSHKVRRSRSRSYSHRNRRERSKSRERVRERRRSSRNRSAERGERRRNRSPSRERSWDRRRSSSHSRDRRANRASRSRSRDRRKTEDQRRSPAGNRHKHKSEGKDQERKKEQGGGVDKDRKKNRERERDQEKRKDKPKKEEKESKAGNHDDSRLKRKRDSERTFSRSDSICVKIIRQDSRQESKKISTKDSKKQSGSESSVRSSSESPGSSKEKKAKKSKHIRSCSMEKSQRSGKKASRKHKSKSRSRSTTPLRRKR
- the PNISR gene encoding arginine/serine-rich protein PNISR isoform X1, with the protein product MWDQGGQPWQQWPLNQQQWMQSFQHQQDPSQIDWAALAQAWIAQREASGQQSVVEQQGMMPNGQDISGIESGPNNHNNFQGDPNFNRMWQPEWGMPHQPPHPPPDQQWMAPTPGQMEIVPPSEDSNSQDSGEFAPDNRHIFNQNNHNFGGPPDNFAMGPVNQFDYQHGAAFGPPQGGFHPPYWQPGPPGPPGPPAPPAPPQNRRERPSFRDRQRSPIAMPVKQEPPQIDAVKRRTLPAWIREGLEKMEREKQKKLEKERMEQQRSQMSKKEKKESEEAEEGDGPRLPQKSKFDSDEEDEDAENTEAVSVGKISRSPSPAPQEEQSEPEMTEEEKEYQMMMLTKMLLTEILLDVTNEEIYYVAKEVHRKATKAPAKQLAQSSALASLTGLGGLGGYGSGDSEDERSDRGSESSDTDDEELRHRIRQKQEAFWRKEREQQLLLEKQLEEEKLQNEKVSKEMNEFINKEQNSNSASQEAKELEADMVHEKKRSPNAIAPDTELKKEGKERTGRSGSRSSSSGSTSSNSRSSSSSSTVSSSSYSTSSGSSRSSSRSSSPKRKKRHSRSRTPSHKVRRSRSRSYSHRNRRERSKSRERVRERRRSSRNRSAERGERRRNRSPSRERSWDRRRSSSHSRDRRANRASRSRSRDRRKTEDQRRSPAGNRHKHKSEGKDQERKKEQGGGVDKDRKKNRERERDQEKRKDKPKKEEKESKAGNHDDSRLKRKRDSERTFSRSDSICVKIIRQDSRQESKKISTKDSKKQSGSESSVRSSSESPGSSKEKKAKKSKHIRSCSMEKSQRSGKKASRKHKSKSRSRSTTPLRRKR